The proteins below come from a single Alphaproteobacteria bacterium genomic window:
- a CDS encoding 2-hydroxyacid dehydrogenase, which yields MKIAFFSYHSYDKKFFEQENSKEFELHFYRNPLDLDSLKLAEGCDAVCVFVNDDVNKEVLDGLKEMGVKHIALRCAGFNNVDTDYAKEIGINVCRVPQYSPNAVAEFSLALIMTLNRKTHRSYMRIREDDFRLSGLLGFDIFGSTVGVIGTGAIGAKFCKIMLGLGCKVMAYDVKENEELLGLENFSYASLDDIYAQSDIISLHCPLFPSTKHIINKDSIAKMKDGVMIVNTSRGALIHTGDVIEGLKSKKIGYLGLDVYEYEKSIFFKDLSDTIIEDDAFARLQTFSNVVITGHQAFFTETALTNIAKTTYDNLHKLSLGEECLNLV from the coding sequence ATGAAAATTGCTTTTTTCAGTTATCATTCATATGATAAAAAGTTTTTTGAACAAGAGAATAGTAAAGAATTTGAATTGCACTTTTATCGCAATCCTCTAGATTTAGATAGTTTGAAGCTAGCAGAGGGCTGTGATGCTGTTTGTGTGTTTGTTAATGATGATGTAAATAAAGAAGTTTTAGATGGTCTTAAAGAAATGGGAGTTAAACATATAGCTCTTAGATGTGCAGGGTTTAATAATGTTGATACAGACTATGCAAAAGAAATCGGTATCAATGTTTGTAGAGTTCCTCAATACTCACCAAATGCTGTAGCAGAGTTTTCTTTAGCTTTAATTATGACTCTTAACAGAAAAACTCATAGATCATATATGAGAATTAGAGAAGATGACTTTAGGTTGTCAGGTTTATTAGGTTTTGACATCTTTGGCTCTACTGTTGGTGTTATCGGAACAGGTGCTATCGGAGCAAAATTCTGTAAAATAATGCTAGGTCTAGGTTGTAAAGTTATGGCATACGATGTTAAAGAAAATGAAGAGTTGCTTGGCTTAGAAAATTTCTCTTATGCTAGTTTAGATGATATTTATGCTCAATCAGATATTATATCTTTACATTGTCCACTGTTCCCATCAACAAAGCATATAATTAATAAAGATTCAATTGCTAAGATGAAAGATGGAGTAATGATTGTTAATACCTCTAGAGGAGCTTTAATCCATACAGGAGATGTAATCGAAGGTCTTAAATCTAAGAAAATAGGGTATCTTGGATTAGATGTTTATGAGTATGAAAAATCTATATTCTTTAAAGATTTATCAGATACAATTATTGAAGATGATGCTTTTGCAAGATTGCAAACATTCTCAAATGTTGTTATTACAGGACATCAAGCTTTCTTTACAGAAACAGCTTTGACAAATATTGCAAAAACTACATATGATAACTTACACAAGCTATCATTAGGTGAAGAGTGCCTAAACTTAGTTTAA
- a CDS encoding NUDIX domain-containing protein, whose protein sequence is MSNELLDVYDENENFLEALPRDLVHEKGLWHKTTHCWLIKKPNILMFQMRAKTLNDNPGKLYTTASGHVAAGESLKDALKREVQEELGANINTEKAELIHKGQYKADFITKNGKEFHDRALYHIFLLETDRNLNEFNFQDEELEGVFELPVNETLEIIKKEKGSIKALGSYKEDNTVKTKEFLIDINDFLVLNHETPYEKFGLILEEAKKYLERV, encoded by the coding sequence ATGAGTAATGAGCTTTTAGATGTATATGATGAAAATGAGAACTTTTTAGAAGCATTACCTAGAGATTTAGTGCATGAAAAAGGTCTTTGGCACAAAACAACTCACTGTTGGCTAATAAAAAAGCCTAACATCTTAATGTTTCAAATGAGAGCTAAAACTTTAAATGATAATCCTGGGAAGCTATACACCACAGCAAGTGGACATGTAGCAGCAGGAGAATCTTTAAAAGATGCTCTTAAAAGAGAGGTTCAAGAAGAACTTGGAGCCAATATAAACACAGAAAAAGCTGAATTAATACATAAAGGTCAATATAAAGCTGACTTTATTACAAAAAATGGTAAAGAGTTTCATGATAGAGCTCTTTACCATATATTTCTGCTAGAAACAGATAGAAACTTAAATGAATTTAACTTTCAAGATGAAGAATTAGAAGGAGTTTTTGAATTACCAGTTAATGAAACTCTAGAGATAATTAAAAAAGAAAAAGGCTCTATAAAAGCATTAGGTTCTTATAAAGAAGACAATACAGTTAAAACTAAAGAGTTTTTAATAGATATTAATGATTTTTTAGTTTTAAATCATGAAACTCCTTATGAGAAATTTGGTTTAATATTAGAAGAAGCAAAGAAATATTTAGAAAGAGTATAA
- the ndk gene encoding nucleoside-diphosphate kinase (catalyzes the formation of nucleoside triphosphate from ATP and nucleoside diphosphate): protein MIMERTFSIIKPDATEQNITGEINRRIEEAGLRIIAQKRILMTEEQAVKMYGHVAEAHGQEAYDFTVNLMTSGPIVVQVLQGENAVKNYRDVIGSTYPNKAAEGTIRKDFGYQKDFDDGRAPEIKNCVHGSGSTDEAEDEIKIFFTEAEIVG, encoded by the coding sequence ATTATAATGGAAAGAACTTTTTCTATAATCAAACCAGATGCAACAGAACAGAATATAACAGGAGAAATAAATCGTAGAATTGAAGAGGCAGGACTAAGAATTATTGCTCAAAAAAGAATCCTAATGACTGAAGAGCAAGCTGTAAAAATGTATGGACATGTTGCAGAAGCTCATGGTCAAGAAGCTTACGACTTTACTGTTAACTTAATGACATCTGGACCTATCGTAGTACAAGTTTTACAAGGAGAAAATGCTGTTAAAAATTATAGAGATGTTATAGGTTCAACATACCCTAACAAAGCAGCTGAAGGCACTATAAGAAAAGATTTTGGGTACCAAAAAGATTTTGATGATGGTAGAGCTCCTGAAATCAAAAACTGTGTTCACGGATCAGGAAGCACAGATGAAGCAGAAGATGAAATTAAAATATTTTTCACAGAAGCAGAAATTGTAGGTTAA
- the dut gene encoding dUTP diphosphatase codes for MQIDIKIKKDNPELEWKCNHSTDACFDIQSNEDAIVPAKGKAIISTGVYMEIPVGYMMQVKPRSGLAAKFAIDTGAGVIDCDYRGEIKIVLFNHSNDDFEIKQYDRIAQGEIRPVYTANFITVDEHDETTRGSKGFGSSGL; via the coding sequence ATGCAAATAGATATAAAAATTAAAAAAGATAATCCAGAATTGGAATGGAAATGTAATCACTCAACAGATGCTTGCTTTGATATACAGTCTAATGAGGATGCTATTGTACCTGCTAAGGGAAAAGCTATTATTTCTACGGGTGTGTATATGGAGATACCTGTGGGATATATGATGCAAGTTAAGCCTAGAAGTGGTTTGGCAGCAAAATTCGCTATAGATACAGGTGCTGGAGTTATTGATTGTGATTATAGAGGAGAGATAAAAATAGTTTTATTTAATCATTCTAATGATGATTTTGAAATTAAACAGTATGATAGAATTGCTCAAGGAGAAATTCGTCCTGTTTATACAGCTAATTTTATCACAGTAGATGAACACGATGAAACTACAAGAGGTTCTAAAGGTTTCGGAAGTTCTGGTTTATAG
- the ffh gene encoding signal recognition particle protein has translation MFNKLSDKLQDVFSSLKAKGVLKEEDVTKALREVRIALLEADVALPVAKDFVKSVKEKAIGQNLIKGINPGQQVIKLVNDELVKKLGEKSEGLNLNVAPPAIVLMVGLQGSGKTTTSAKLANLLKKDKKVLLASLDIYRPAAQKQLEILAEQIGVNSLEIVEGQKPEDIAKRAIKEAKNTACDVLILDTAGRLSIDAEMMSEIKSIHKVANPAETLLVLDAMTGQDAVNTAKNFNEAVGITGTVLTRVDGDSRGGAALSMRHITNVPIKFIGVGEKIENLEFFHPDRIANRVLDMGDVVSFVEKTIENIDVNEAQRMSDRMQEGKFDLNDFYSQMTQMERIGGVSGVMKMLPGAGKLQKAMEGNNLGNDIISKQKAIISSMTIKERLNPDIIKASRKIRIANGAGVQVSQVNQLLKQFKQTQNMMKKFKKMGMGGMMRQFAPLMGNGGMPSVSDIKRLNKEL, from the coding sequence ATGTTTAATAAGCTTTCAGATAAACTGCAAGATGTTTTTTCTTCTCTAAAAGCCAAAGGAGTTTTAAAAGAAGAAGATGTTACAAAAGCTTTAAGAGAGGTTAGAATAGCTCTTTTAGAGGCTGATGTTGCTTTGCCCGTTGCTAAAGATTTTGTAAAATCGGTAAAAGAAAAAGCTATAGGGCAAAATTTAATTAAAGGTATAAACCCTGGTCAGCAAGTTATAAAACTAGTTAATGATGAGTTGGTAAAAAAACTAGGAGAAAAATCGGAAGGACTTAACTTAAATGTTGCTCCCCCAGCCATTGTTCTTATGGTTGGTTTGCAAGGCTCTGGTAAAACTACAACTTCAGCTAAATTAGCTAACTTGTTGAAAAAAGATAAAAAAGTATTATTAGCTTCTCTGGATATTTATAGACCAGCTGCTCAAAAACAATTAGAGATTCTAGCTGAACAAATAGGGGTTAATAGTTTAGAGATAGTTGAAGGACAAAAACCAGAAGATATAGCTAAAAGAGCTATTAAGGAAGCAAAAAACACTGCATGTGATGTGTTAATATTAGATACAGCTGGTAGATTGTCAATAGATGCAGAAATGATGTCAGAAATCAAATCTATACACAAGGTGGCAAATCCTGCAGAAACACTATTAGTGCTTGATGCTATGACGGGACAAGATGCTGTTAACACTGCTAAAAATTTTAATGAAGCAGTAGGTATAACTGGTACTGTTTTAACTAGAGTAGATGGTGATTCTAGAGGTGGTGCTGCTTTATCAATGAGACACATAACTAATGTTCCTATAAAATTTATTGGTGTTGGTGAAAAAATTGAAAACTTAGAGTTTTTTCATCCAGATAGAATAGCTAATAGAGTGTTAGATATGGGGGATGTTGTTTCTTTTGTAGAGAAAACAATAGAAAACATTGATGTAAATGAAGCTCAAAGAATGAGTGACAGAATGCAAGAAGGTAAGTTTGATTTAAATGACTTTTATTCTCAGATGACACAAATGGAGAGAATAGGGGGAGTCTCCGGAGTTATGAAGATGTTGCCTGGTGCTGGTAAGTTGCAAAAGGCCATGGAAGGTAATAACTTAGGAAACGATATTATCTCAAAACAAAAAGCTATAATATCTTCTATGACTATAAAAGAGAGGTTAAACCCTGATATAATTAAGGCTTCAAGAAAAATAAGAATAGCAAATGGAGCAGGGGTGCAAGTTTCTCAAGTTAATCAACTGCTTAAACAATTTAAACAAACTCAAAATATGATGAAGAAATTCAAAAAGATGGGTATGGGAGGAATGATGAGACAATTTGCTCCTTTAATGGGTAATGGTGGTATGCCTAGTGTATCAGATATTAAAAGGCTAAATAAGGAGTTATAA
- a CDS encoding GcrA family cell cycle regulator has protein sequence MAKKENIWNDANVALLTKMWDEGKTAADIAEALGGITRNSVIGKANRLGLEKRPSPIKKAKTTKKSVVVDNDSLDDVSDLMDAKSFSILDIKEGMCRWPLGDPQDEDFHFCGRKALEGCPYCDKHATEAYQVPNKR, from the coding sequence ATGGCAAAAAAAGAAAATATTTGGAATGATGCAAATGTTGCATTGCTTACAAAGATGTGGGATGAAGGTAAAACAGCTGCTGATATAGCAGAAGCTCTTGGTGGAATAACAAGGAACTCTGTTATTGGTAAAGCTAATAGGCTAGGGCTTGAAAAAAGACCATCTCCTATAAAGAAAGCAAAAACTACTAAAAAAAGTGTAGTGGTAGATAATGACTCTTTAGATGATGTTTCGGATTTAATGGATGCAAAATCGTTCTCTATTTTAGATATAAAAGAGGGAATGTGTAGATGGCCTTTAGGAGATCCTCAAGATGAAGACTTTCATTTTTGTGGTAGAAAAGCTCTAGAAGGGTGTCCTTATTGTGATAAGCATGCTACAGAGGCATATCAGGTTCCTAATAAAAGATAG